In the Sus scrofa isolate TJ Tabasco breed Duroc chromosome 6, Sscrofa11.1, whole genome shotgun sequence genome, one interval contains:
- the GNB1 gene encoding guanine nucleotide-binding protein G(I)/G(S)/G(T) subunit beta-1 has protein sequence MSELDQLRQEAEQLKNQIRDARKACADATLSQITNNIDPVGRIQMRTRRTLRGHLAKIYAMHWGTDSRLLVSASQDGKLIIWDSYTTNKVHAIPLRSSWVMTCAYAPSGNYVACGGLDNICSIYNLKTREGNVRVSRELAGHTGYLSCCRFLDDNQIVTSSGDTTCALWDIETGQQTTTFTGHTGDVMSLSLAPDTRLFVSGACDASAKLWDVREGMCRQTFTGHESDINAICFFPNGNAFATGSDDATCRLFDLRADQELMTYSHDNIICGITSVSFSKSGRLLLAGYDDFNCNVWDALKADRAGVLAGHDNRVSCLGVTDDGMAVATGSWDSFLKIWN, from the exons ATGAGTGAACTTGACCAGTTACGGCAGGAGGCCGAACAACTTAAAAACCAAATTAGA GATGCTCGGAAAGCATGTGCGGATGCAACTCTCTCTCAG ATCACAAACAACATTGACCCAGTGGGAAGAATCCAGATGCGCACCAGGAGAACGCTGCGGGGGCACCTGGCCAAGATCTATGCCATGCACTGGGGCACGGATTCCAG GCTTCTCGTCAGTGCCTCACAGGACGGGAAGCTGATCATCTGGGACAGCTACACCACCAACAAG GTCCACGCCATCCCTCTGCGCTCCTCGTGGGTCATGACGTGCGCGTATGCGCCTTCTGGGAACTACGTGGCCTGCGGTGGCCTGGATAACATCTGCTCCATTTACAATCTGAAAACTCGCGAAGGGAACGTGCGTGTGAGTCGGGAGCTGGCCGGACACACAG GTTACCTGTCCTGTTGCCGTTTCCTGGATGACAATCAGATCGTCACCAGCTCTGGAGACACCACCTG CGCTCTGTGGGATATCGAGACTGGCCAGCAGACGACCACGTTCACTGGACACACCGGGGATGTCATGAGCCTTTCTCTCGCTCCGGACACCAGGCTGTTTGTCTCTGGTGCTTGTGACGCTTCAGCCAAACTCTGGGACGTGCGAGAAGGAATGTGCCGGCAGACCTTCACCGGCCACGAGTCCGACATCAACGCCATCTGC TTCTTTCCCAACGGCAACGCCTTTGCCACTGGCTCGGACGACGCCACCTGCAGGCTGTTCGACCTCCGCGCGGATCAGGAGCTCATGACCTACTCCCACGACAACATCATCTGCGGGATCACCTCCGTCTCCTTCTCCAAGAGCGGGCGCCTCCTCCTCGCTGGGTACGACGACTTCAACTGCAACGTCTGGGACGCCCTCAAGGCCGACAGGGCAG GTGTCTTGGCTGGGCATGACAACCGCGTCAGCTGCCTGGGGGTGACGGACGATGGGATGGCCGTGGCGACGGGATCCTGGGACAGCTTCCTTAAGATCTGGAACTAA